Proteins encoded by one window of Modestobacter marinus:
- a CDS encoding ABC transporter ATP-binding protein, giving the protein MSAFLTTPGERRAELQEPAVVLRSVSKLHPGGVRALDDVSLSVRRGTFLAVMGPSGSGKSTLLHCAAGLDTPTSGEVLLAGQEIGRLDEARRTELRRDRIGFVFQSYNLLPALTVADNVTLPLRLAGAPLDRGWVQHLLDRVGLGQHLDRRPAELSGGQQQRAAIARALVARPAVVFADEPTGALDRASAAGVLALLRELVDELQQTVVMVTHDPAAAAEADRTVVMADGRVVDTLDWPTASALAARLVALGEG; this is encoded by the coding sequence ATGAGCGCCTTCCTGACCACGCCCGGCGAGCGCCGCGCGGAGCTGCAGGAGCCGGCCGTGGTGCTGCGCTCGGTGAGCAAGCTGCACCCCGGCGGCGTCCGCGCCCTCGACGACGTCTCCCTCAGCGTGCGGCGCGGCACCTTCCTCGCCGTGATGGGGCCCTCCGGCTCGGGCAAGAGCACCCTGCTGCACTGCGCCGCCGGGCTGGACACCCCCACGAGCGGGGAGGTGCTGCTGGCCGGGCAGGAGATCGGCCGGCTGGACGAGGCCCGCCGCACCGAGCTGCGCCGCGACCGGATCGGCTTCGTCTTCCAGTCCTACAACCTGCTGCCGGCGCTCACCGTGGCCGACAACGTCACCCTCCCGCTGCGGCTGGCCGGAGCCCCACTGGACCGCGGCTGGGTGCAGCACCTGCTGGACCGGGTCGGCCTCGGGCAGCACCTGGACCGCCGGCCGGCCGAGCTCTCCGGCGGGCAGCAGCAGCGGGCCGCGATCGCCCGGGCGCTGGTCGCCCGGCCCGCCGTCGTCTTCGCCGACGAGCCCACCGGCGCGCTCGACCGGGCCAGCGCCGCGGGCGTCCTCGCGCTGCTGCGCGAGCTGGTCGACGAGCTGCAGCAGACCGTCGTGATGGTCACCCACGACCCGGCGGCCGCCGCCGAGGCCGACCGCACCGTGGTCATGGCCGACGGCCGGGTCGTCGACACCCTGGACTGGCCGACCGCGTCGGCCCTGGCTGCGCGGCTCGTCGCGCTCGGGGAGGGCTGA
- a CDS encoding sensor histidine kinase — MLRPSPSARWGGARPVLGALEQLGGGLGTALLAFCLLLWLGVVAVLSLVGLGLLLAPAALRGVRWLADRERARLSRWGPDVLGPGPAPSSWRAALADAASRRELVWVAGHGTLGLVYDLVGIALPVYAVRDVTYPLYWRALAPEEFGSPWWWPVSGWTDAVAVSLLGLGFAALTVGLTPLMARVQRQAVGRLLGPPPGTDLSLRVAELTATRAAALDAHVAELRRIERSLHDGTQNRLVTVTVLLGAARRSMERDPAAAGELMERAQDAAEQALAELRSVARGILPPVLVDRGLAGALSGLAASSPVPCTVDVDVPGRCPVSVEATAWFVVAEALTNVARHSGASSVRVTARRRADRLFVTVTDDGHGGAVEGGGSGLAGMRRRVEAHDGVLTLDSPPGGPTTLEVELPCGS, encoded by the coding sequence GTGCTGCGCCCCTCGCCCTCCGCCCGCTGGGGCGGTGCCCGTCCGGTGCTCGGGGCGCTGGAGCAGCTCGGCGGCGGCCTGGGGACGGCGCTGCTGGCGTTCTGCCTGCTCCTCTGGCTGGGCGTGGTGGCCGTGCTGTCGCTGGTCGGGCTGGGGCTGCTGCTCGCGCCGGCGGCGTTGCGGGGCGTGCGCTGGCTGGCCGACCGGGAGCGCGCCCGGCTGAGCCGGTGGGGCCCGGACGTGCTCGGTCCGGGGCCGGCGCCGTCGTCTTGGCGGGCCGCGCTGGCCGACGCCGCATCGCGGCGCGAGCTCGTCTGGGTGGCCGGGCACGGCACGCTCGGCCTGGTCTACGACCTGGTCGGGATCGCGCTGCCGGTGTACGCGGTGCGGGACGTCACCTACCCGCTGTACTGGCGGGCGCTGGCCCCGGAGGAGTTCGGCTCGCCCTGGTGGTGGCCGGTGTCCGGCTGGACCGACGCGGTGGCCGTGTCGCTGCTGGGGCTGGGCTTCGCGGCGCTGACCGTGGGGCTGACACCGCTGATGGCGCGGGTCCAGCGGCAGGCGGTGGGCCGGCTGCTCGGGCCGCCACCGGGCACCGACCTGTCGCTGCGGGTGGCCGAGCTGACCGCCACCCGGGCCGCGGCGCTGGACGCGCACGTGGCGGAGCTGCGGCGGATCGAGCGGTCGCTGCACGACGGCACGCAGAACCGGCTGGTGACGGTCACCGTGCTGCTGGGCGCGGCGCGGCGGTCGATGGAGCGGGACCCGGCCGCGGCCGGCGAGCTGATGGAGCGCGCCCAGGACGCCGCCGAGCAGGCGCTGGCCGAGCTGCGGTCGGTGGCGCGGGGCATCCTGCCGCCGGTGCTGGTCGACCGCGGGCTGGCCGGTGCGCTGAGCGGCCTGGCGGCGTCCAGCCCGGTGCCGTGCACGGTCGACGTCGACGTCCCGGGGCGCTGCCCGGTGTCGGTGGAGGCGACCGCGTGGTTCGTGGTGGCCGAGGCGCTGACCAACGTGGCCCGGCACAGCGGCGCCTCGTCGGTGCGGGTGACCGCGCGCCGGCGCGCGGACCGGCTGTTCGTGACGGTCACCGACGACGGGCACGGCGGCGCCGTCGAGGGTGGCGGGTCGGGGCTGGCCGGGATGCGCCGGCGGGTGGAGGCGCACGACGGCGTCCTCACCCTGGACAGCCCGCCGGGCGGGCCGACGACGCTGGAGGTGGAGCTGCCGTGCGGATCGTGA
- a CDS encoding response regulator transcription factor: MRIVIAEDDALLREGLALLLRAESLDVVATAGEPEGFLAAVDEHRPDVAIVDVRMPPTHTDEGVRAAVEARRRQPELAVLVLSAYVEQAFATELLAGGARRLGYLLKERVGRVEEFLGALHRVADGGTAIDPEVVAQLLTRSRPDAGLDRLSAREREVLALMAEGLGNTAIAGRLVVTDGAVHKHIRSIFAKLDLPPTDATDRRVSAVLRYLEAVRR, translated from the coding sequence GTGCGGATCGTGATCGCCGAGGACGACGCGCTGCTGCGGGAGGGGCTGGCGCTGCTGCTGCGCGCGGAGTCCCTGGACGTGGTGGCCACCGCGGGTGAGCCGGAGGGGTTCCTGGCCGCGGTCGACGAGCACCGGCCCGACGTGGCGATCGTCGACGTCCGGATGCCGCCCACGCACACCGACGAGGGGGTGCGGGCCGCGGTCGAGGCGCGGCGCCGGCAGCCGGAGCTGGCGGTGCTGGTGCTGTCGGCGTACGTGGAGCAGGCGTTCGCCACCGAGCTGCTGGCCGGCGGGGCGCGGCGGCTGGGCTACCTGCTCAAGGAGCGGGTGGGCCGGGTGGAGGAGTTCCTGGGGGCGCTGCACCGGGTGGCCGACGGCGGGACGGCGATCGACCCGGAGGTGGTGGCCCAGCTGCTCACCCGCTCCCGGCCCGACGCCGGGCTGGACCGGCTGAGCGCCCGCGAGCGGGAGGTGCTGGCGCTGATGGCGGAGGGGCTGGGCAACACGGCGATCGCCGGGCGGCTGGTCGTCACCGACGGCGCCGTGCACAAGCACATCCGAAGCATCTTCGCCAAGCTCGACCTGCCGCCCACCGACGCCACCGACCGCCGGGTCAGCGCGGTGCTGCGCTACCTGGAGGCGGTGCGGCGCTGA
- a CDS encoding ABC-F family ATP-binding cassette domain-containing protein → MPDASVVCSHLSFAWPDGTPVLTDLSCAVGAGRTGLIAPNGAGKSTLLKLIAGDLRPTAGTVTVEGLLGHLPQTLPLAGDLTVAEALEVAPVLRALAAIESGDAADEHFATIGTDWDVEERTRAQLERLGLGDVTLDRRLDALSGGQVVTLGLAAQLLKRPDVLLLDEPTNNLDADARRTLYAALDDFAGCLLVVSHDRALLDRMDRIAELDRGELRVHGGGFTDWEIAVRAEQEAVARDVRTAEQQVKRAKRERQQARERAQRKSGNAARTVKDAGLPKILIGKMKQTAQESAGKADDVHAARLDGARTRLEDAERSLRDDPAIVLELPGTAVPAGRTVFAGEGLQLRLGERALFAEGGVDLTVRGPERIALTGANGAGKSSLLRLMTGDLLPDVGEVRRADGRVAHLSQRLDLLDPDRSVAEALAGAAPAMPAAERMNLLARYLFRGSRAHLPVGALSGGERLRATLACVLHAEPAPQLLLLDEPTNNLDLVSVAQLVSALAAYRGAFVVVSHDERFLADLDLTRRLQLAGGRLQEGR, encoded by the coding sequence ATGCCCGACGCCTCCGTCGTCTGCTCCCACCTGTCCTTCGCCTGGCCCGACGGCACCCCTGTCCTGACCGATCTCTCGTGCGCCGTCGGCGCGGGCCGCACGGGTCTGATCGCGCCCAACGGCGCAGGCAAGAGCACCCTGCTCAAGCTCATCGCCGGCGACCTCCGCCCGACCGCCGGCACGGTCACCGTCGAGGGGCTGCTCGGTCACCTGCCGCAGACGCTGCCGCTGGCCGGTGACCTCACCGTCGCCGAGGCGCTCGAGGTGGCCCCCGTGCTGCGCGCGCTGGCGGCGATCGAGTCCGGCGACGCCGCCGACGAGCACTTCGCCACCATCGGCACCGACTGGGACGTCGAGGAGCGCACCCGCGCCCAGCTCGAGCGGCTCGGCCTGGGCGACGTCACCCTCGACCGCCGGCTCGACGCCCTCAGCGGCGGGCAGGTGGTCACCCTCGGCCTCGCCGCGCAGCTGCTCAAGCGCCCCGACGTCCTGCTGCTCGACGAACCGACCAACAACCTGGACGCCGACGCGCGCCGCACTCTGTACGCCGCGCTGGACGACTTCGCCGGCTGCCTGCTCGTGGTCAGCCACGACCGGGCGCTGCTCGACCGGATGGACCGCATCGCCGAGCTCGACCGCGGCGAGCTGCGGGTCCACGGCGGCGGGTTCACCGACTGGGAGATCGCCGTCCGGGCGGAGCAGGAGGCGGTGGCGCGCGACGTGCGCACCGCCGAGCAGCAGGTCAAGCGGGCGAAGCGGGAACGTCAGCAGGCGCGGGAGCGGGCGCAGCGGAAGTCCGGCAACGCCGCCCGCACCGTCAAGGACGCCGGGCTGCCGAAGATCCTCATCGGCAAGATGAAGCAGACCGCCCAGGAGTCGGCGGGCAAGGCCGACGACGTGCACGCGGCCCGGCTCGACGGCGCCCGCACCCGGCTGGAGGACGCCGAACGCTCGCTGCGGGACGACCCGGCGATCGTGCTCGAACTGCCCGGCACCGCGGTGCCGGCCGGGCGCACCGTGTTCGCCGGCGAGGGCCTGCAGCTGCGGCTGGGGGAGCGGGCGCTGTTCGCCGAGGGCGGCGTCGACCTCACCGTCCGCGGCCCCGAGCGGATCGCGCTGACCGGCGCGAACGGTGCGGGGAAGTCGTCCCTGCTGCGGCTGATGACCGGCGACCTGCTGCCTGATGTAGGGGAGGTCCGGCGGGCCGACGGCCGGGTCGCCCATCTCTCCCAGCGGCTGGACCTGCTCGACCCCGACCGCAGCGTGGCCGAGGCGCTGGCCGGCGCGGCACCGGCGATGCCGGCGGCCGAGCGGATGAACCTGCTGGCCCGCTACCTGTTCCGCGGCAGCCGGGCGCACCTGCCGGTGGGGGCTCTCTCGGGTGGTGAGCGGCTGCGGGCGACGCTGGCCTGCGTGCTGCACGCCGAGCCGGCACCGCAACTGCTGCTGCTCGACGAGCCGACCAACAACCTCGACCTGGTCAGCGTCGCGCAGTTGGTGAGCGCGCTGGCCGCCTACCGGGGTGCGTTCGTGGTGGTGAGCCACGACGAGCGGTTCCTCGCCGACCTCGACCTCACCCGCCGCCTGCAACTGGCGGGAGGCCGCCTGCAGGAGGGGCGGTGA
- a CDS encoding sugar phosphate isomerase/epimerase family protein — translation MKVSIGLRAVLVSVLSTLLFVGLTGPASAAPPTRGAPAWECADHNVPLSKISIQLYTFADVIGDDEGSQARHEEVLRRLAEMGYRNVEPYTLSGWTAAEYAALLDQYGLKASARHVDVGSPLNPADIAQIIEDNRVLGITYFGSGSTAGAPWVGELETEADWVAYADYLDAVGAQARQAGQTLFIHNHDFEFTTVFGDRTAFDILMQHTQKKNVVSQLDLYWVAYAGLDPVDVVEEYGKRIKLLHVKDLNPELDNRIEIVGRGSLDFPAVFDAAHRVRYYVVEHDPRFGDPTFDPFEAAQAGLDYLTDVTW, via the coding sequence ATGAAGGTGTCGATCGGTCTGCGGGCCGTGCTCGTGTCCGTCCTGTCCACGTTGCTGTTCGTCGGCCTCACCGGCCCGGCGAGCGCGGCCCCACCGACGAGGGGCGCACCGGCCTGGGAGTGCGCCGACCACAACGTGCCGCTCAGCAAGATCTCGATCCAGCTCTACACGTTCGCCGACGTCATCGGCGACGACGAGGGCTCGCAGGCGCGGCACGAGGAGGTCCTGCGCCGGCTGGCCGAGATGGGCTACCGCAACGTCGAGCCGTACACCCTGAGCGGCTGGACCGCCGCGGAGTACGCGGCCCTCCTGGACCAGTACGGCCTCAAGGCCTCGGCCCGGCACGTCGACGTGGGCTCGCCTCTGAACCCGGCGGACATCGCGCAGATCATCGAGGACAACCGGGTCCTCGGCATCACGTACTTCGGCTCCGGCAGCACCGCGGGCGCCCCGTGGGTCGGGGAGCTGGAGACCGAGGCCGACTGGGTCGCATACGCCGACTACCTCGACGCCGTCGGTGCGCAGGCCCGCCAGGCCGGCCAGACGCTGTTCATCCACAACCACGACTTCGAGTTCACGACCGTCTTCGGCGACCGCACCGCCTTCGACATCCTGATGCAGCACACGCAGAAGAAGAACGTGGTCTCCCAGCTCGACCTGTACTGGGTCGCCTACGCCGGCCTCGACCCGGTCGACGTCGTCGAGGAGTACGGCAAGCGGATCAAGCTGCTCCACGTCAAGGACCTCAACCCGGAGCTGGACAACCGCATCGAGATCGTGGGCCGCGGGTCCCTCGACTTCCCGGCTGTCTTCGACGCCGCCCACCGTGTCCGCTACTACGTCGTCGAGCACGACCCGCGCTTCGGCGACCCGACGTTCGACCCCTTCGAGGCCGCCCAGGCGGGCCTCGACTACCTCACCGACGTGACCTGGTGA
- a CDS encoding TadE/TadG family type IV pilus assembly protein, with the protein MRPERLTDDDGERGSAVVDFVLVGVLVVALLLAVLQVAVYVHLRNVIVASAQQGARYAANADVPAEAGAARTLEIVGQATTRGTAAGLACESVQEVDDSGLTLVVVRCVGAVPSLFAPLGDLLPLSATGRSVAETP; encoded by the coding sequence GTGCGCCCTGAACGGCTGACGGACGACGACGGCGAGCGGGGCAGCGCCGTCGTCGACTTCGTGCTGGTCGGCGTGCTGGTCGTGGCGCTGCTGCTCGCGGTGTTGCAGGTGGCGGTCTACGTGCACCTGCGCAACGTCATCGTGGCCAGCGCGCAGCAGGGTGCCCGGTACGCGGCCAACGCCGATGTGCCCGCCGAGGCGGGGGCTGCCCGGACGTTGGAGATCGTCGGGCAGGCGACCACGCGCGGGACGGCGGCGGGGTTGGCGTGCGAGTCGGTGCAGGAGGTCGACGACAGCGGGCTGACGCTGGTCGTCGTCCGGTGCGTGGGCGCGGTGCCGAGCCTGTTCGCCCCGCTGGGTGACCTGCTGCCGCTGTCGGCGACCGGGCGTTCGGTGGCGGAGACGCCATGA
- a CDS encoding type II secretion system F family protein → MSAGLAGMLLGLVAATGVLLAVSFSPPFRQVRLVDRLAPYVHDSPAPSRLLGTATQPGMLSAARRVFGPVLADGARHVDRLLGGRVAVRRRLDALNAETTVEDFRIEQVVWGGLGLLGAAVLAVVGSALAGAVNLLSVVLLCVAGLVGGVLGRDWWLTQQVQRREELLLAEFPVVAELLALAVTAGESPTAAIARVTRLSGGELARELGATLARARAGVPLVDALQQLADRTSLDPLARFVDGLIVAIERGTPLAEVLRAQAADVREAGKRRLLEAGGRKEIAMMVPVVFLVLPVTVLFALYPGLISIVSLAQ, encoded by the coding sequence GTGAGCGCCGGTCTGGCCGGCATGCTGCTCGGGCTGGTCGCGGCCACCGGCGTGCTGCTCGCGGTGAGCTTCTCCCCGCCGTTCCGGCAGGTGCGGCTGGTCGACCGGCTCGCGCCCTACGTGCACGACAGCCCGGCGCCGTCCCGGTTGCTGGGCACGGCCACCCAGCCGGGGATGCTCAGCGCCGCCCGGCGGGTCTTCGGCCCGGTGCTGGCCGACGGCGCGCGGCACGTCGACCGGCTGCTCGGTGGCCGGGTGGCGGTGCGGCGGCGGCTGGATGCGCTGAACGCCGAGACCACGGTCGAGGACTTCCGGATCGAGCAGGTCGTGTGGGGTGGGCTCGGGCTGCTGGGCGCCGCCGTCCTGGCCGTCGTGGGGTCGGCGCTGGCCGGCGCGGTGAACCTGCTGTCGGTGGTGCTGCTGTGCGTGGCCGGCCTCGTGGGCGGGGTGCTCGGCCGGGACTGGTGGCTGACCCAGCAGGTGCAGCGGCGGGAGGAGCTGCTGCTGGCCGAGTTCCCGGTGGTCGCCGAGCTGCTGGCCCTGGCCGTGACGGCAGGGGAGAGCCCGACCGCGGCGATCGCCCGGGTCACCCGGCTCTCCGGTGGCGAACTTGCCCGGGAGCTGGGCGCGACCCTGGCCCGGGCCCGCGCCGGGGTTCCGCTGGTCGACGCGCTGCAGCAGCTCGCCGACCGCACCTCCCTGGACCCGCTGGCCCGGTTCGTCGACGGCCTGATCGTGGCCATCGAACGCGGCACCCCGCTGGCCGAGGTGCTGCGGGCCCAGGCCGCCGACGTCCGGGAGGCCGGCAAACGCCGGCTGCTGGAAGCGGGCGGGCGCAAGGAGATCGCGATGATGGTCCCGGTCGTGTTCCTGGTGCTGCCCGTCACCGTCCTGTTCGCCCTCTACCCGGGGCTGATCAGCATCGTCTCGCTGGCGCAGTGA
- a CDS encoding type II secretion system F family protein → MSVPGGLLGLALGVGLLLIWRSGARAPVRRTGTSRPGRRQQLLSAAGLTGINSAQLLALQVALGVAALLLVLLTTRTVTISLAFGVFGSAVPYLLVRRLAAKRRADLREVWPEVVDNLASAVRAGLSLPEALSALAVRGPEVLRGSFARFAADHRSSGRFSDALDRLKDDLADPVGDRIVETLRVAREVGGSDLGRVLRTLAAFLREDARARAELETRQGWVIQAARLAVAAPWVVLLLLATQQQTLTAYDSPVGTALLLIGGGVCLLAYRLMLKIGRLPEDMRVLQ, encoded by the coding sequence GTGAGCGTGCCCGGTGGCCTGCTCGGGCTGGCCCTCGGTGTCGGGCTGCTGCTCATCTGGCGCAGTGGCGCCCGGGCACCGGTGCGCCGGACCGGCACCTCCCGGCCGGGACGACGCCAGCAACTGCTCTCCGCCGCCGGCCTCACCGGGATCAACTCCGCCCAGCTGCTCGCCCTCCAGGTCGCCCTGGGCGTCGCCGCGCTCCTGCTGGTGCTGCTGACCACCCGGACCGTGACGATCAGCCTGGCGTTCGGCGTCTTCGGCTCGGCGGTGCCCTACCTGCTGGTGCGCCGGCTGGCCGCCAAGCGCCGGGCCGACCTGCGCGAGGTGTGGCCGGAGGTCGTGGACAACCTGGCGTCGGCGGTGCGGGCCGGGCTCTCGCTGCCGGAGGCGCTGTCGGCGCTCGCCGTCCGCGGCCCGGAGGTGCTGCGGGGCTCCTTCGCCCGGTTCGCCGCCGATCACCGCTCCAGCGGCCGGTTCAGCGACGCCCTCGACCGGCTGAAGGACGACCTCGCCGACCCCGTGGGCGACCGGATCGTCGAGACGCTGCGGGTGGCGCGCGAGGTGGGCGGCAGCGACCTGGGCCGGGTGCTGCGCACCCTGGCCGCGTTCCTCCGCGAGGACGCGCGCGCCCGCGCCGAGCTGGAGACCCGGCAGGGGTGGGTCATCCAGGCCGCCCGGCTCGCCGTGGCTGCGCCCTGGGTGGTGCTCCTCCTCCTCGCCACCCAGCAGCAGACCCTCACCGCCTACGACAGCCCGGTCGGGACGGCGCTGCTGCTCATCGGCGGCGGGGTGTGCCTGCTGGCCTACCGGCTGATGCTGAAGATCGGGCGGCTCCCCGAGGACATGCGGGTGCTGCAGTGA
- a CDS encoding CpaF family protein: protein MASSAVDLVDGEVRELIRRRGLDPFSDPGPVRMLVRDVVADYSERSLSSTLPPVGDPEGVVRDVLDRVAGYGPLQRWLDDPEVEEIWVNEPGRVFVARRGRSELTTTILGAGQLADLVERMLRSSGRRIDMSTPFVDAMLPDGSRLHVVIPDVTRRHMAVNIRKFVLQAHSLDELVALGTLTSQVARFLEASVAAGLNILVSGGTQAGKTTMLNCLCAAVPARERVVTCEEVFELRVPLPDVVAMQTRQANLEGAGEIPLRRLVKEALRMRPSRLVVGEVRQEECLDLLIALNSGLPGMCTLHANSAREAVVKMCTLPLLAGENIGHAFVVPTVASSVDLVVHVGTEPSGARRLREVVALPGRTEGSVVETADVFTTRDGRLVRADGYPPHADRYAAHGFDLAALLGDPAERRPA from the coding sequence GTGGCGAGCTCTGCCGTCGATCTCGTCGACGGCGAGGTCCGTGAGCTGATCCGTCGCCGGGGGCTGGACCCGTTCAGCGATCCCGGGCCGGTGCGGATGCTGGTGCGGGACGTCGTCGCCGACTACTCCGAGCGCTCGCTGTCCTCCACGCTGCCGCCGGTCGGTGACCCGGAGGGCGTCGTCCGCGACGTGCTGGACCGGGTGGCCGGCTACGGGCCGCTGCAGCGCTGGCTGGACGACCCGGAGGTGGAGGAGATCTGGGTCAACGAGCCGGGCCGGGTGTTCGTCGCCCGCCGCGGCCGCAGTGAGCTGACGACGACGATCCTGGGCGCGGGGCAGCTGGCGGATCTGGTCGAGCGGATGCTGCGCAGCTCCGGTCGGCGGATCGACATGTCCACCCCGTTCGTCGACGCGATGCTCCCCGACGGGTCGCGGCTGCACGTCGTGATCCCGGACGTCACCCGCCGGCACATGGCGGTCAACATCCGGAAGTTCGTCCTGCAGGCGCACTCCCTCGACGAGCTGGTCGCGCTGGGCACGCTGACCTCGCAGGTGGCCCGCTTCCTGGAGGCCTCGGTCGCCGCCGGTCTCAACATCCTCGTCTCCGGCGGGACGCAGGCCGGCAAGACCACGATGCTCAACTGCCTGTGCGCGGCGGTGCCGGCCCGCGAGCGGGTGGTCACCTGCGAAGAGGTCTTCGAGCTGCGGGTGCCGCTGCCGGACGTCGTGGCGATGCAGACCCGGCAGGCCAACCTCGAGGGCGCCGGGGAGATCCCGTTGCGCCGGCTGGTCAAGGAGGCGTTGCGGATGCGGCCCTCCCGGCTGGTGGTCGGGGAGGTGCGCCAGGAGGAGTGCCTGGACCTGCTGATCGCGCTGAACAGCGGCTTGCCCGGGATGTGCACCCTGCACGCCAACAGCGCCCGCGAGGCGGTGGTCAAGATGTGCACCTTGCCGCTGCTGGCCGGGGAGAACATCGGGCACGCCTTCGTCGTCCCGACCGTGGCCTCCAGCGTCGACCTCGTGGTGCACGTGGGCACCGAGCCCAGCGGTGCCCGGCGGCTGCGCGAGGTGGTGGCGTTGCCCGGCCGCACCGAGGGCAGCGTCGTGGAGACCGCCGACGTCTTCACCACCCGCGACGGCCGGCTGGTCCGCGCCGACGGCTACCCGCCGCACGCCGACCGGTACGCCGCCCACGGCTTCGACCTCGCCGCGCTGCTGGGCGACCCGGCCGAACGGCGGCCCGCGTGA